The Erinaceus europaeus unplaced genomic scaffold, mEriEur2.1 scaffold_1124, whole genome shotgun sequence region CCTTTTTGGAGCTTCAGAGGAGATTGGTAAAAATACAGTCAAAGAAAAGTAGACAGTACTGGTATTATCAAGAGTGATACAGCTTACTCATAAAGTCTTCTGGTATGGATATAAAGGTTTCTTCTTGAGAAAAATAAGTATCAATATAACTCAGATTAcacattttatttaaagaaaatattttggcaTGTGAAGAATTATCTATTTTATTCACATGTACTAATGTCTTGCATATAATTAAAGGTAGTCTGTCAATTATTCTCTTCCAAGTGAGTAATAAGAAatgtacattttttaatttatgagattttttaaaaatttattttccctgttgttgcccccttttattgttgtagttattgttgttactgatgtcgttgttgttggttaggacagagagaaatggagagaggaggggaagacagagggggagagaaagacacctgcagacctgcttcacagcctgtgaagcgactcccctgcaggtgaggagcggggagttcgaaccgggatccttatactgattcttgcgctttgcgccacgtgcgcttaggctactgcccgactccctgaaatgtatattttttaaaaaggcagctgTTAAGACTATGATTGTGTTAGCTAATGATATACAGTGGCTAGTAATTTGAAGAGCTTTATTAAAGTAAACCACTAACTGAAGTGTAGACACCTCTTTAAATactcatctctttctcccctctcaatttctctgttctatttttaaaaagtaacatttaAATAGTTAATCAAAGTTTGAGTACTTAACTAGTAATTTAATCATAGTTAGAAAAAGTTAAGTATGGGGATATGAACAGAAAGGTAGTATTTCATCATGCTTTTTGGCTTTACTGCCATCCTTTATTCACTACTGTAGTGGATTTATCAAACTAAGTGGGGTAAGGTCTCTTTttgctttcttgatttttttttttttttagtggttatGACTTCCTAAATCTGATTCAGAGTTGTATACTTTGACCATGCTTTATTTTCTTACAATGGTTTCTTCTAAGTCAGATTCAGtatcaaacaagtaaaaatgaGTAAGAGTAACATGTTCAAACTGGTTTGCCACTGTCTAGCCCCCCCATATACATGAGTAACTGTTGTATCAAATATATATAGGAAATGGAATATAATACTAATTGGTATATTTGCaaacaaaatacattaaaataaaatggactTGAAAATACTGTAATTTATTTAAAGGTGTTTTAaacttagaattttatttatgattaaattATTTTAGAAATCTATGTATGAGCTTCCATATTACAAGTGAGTCATAGCTTCTTGGGTTGATTTGTTGTATTAGTTTTTTTATTGATTATGCTAATTGCAGTTGCTGTATGGCCACTGCTATAGACTGAAAAGGAACActgttcagggggccaggcagtggcgtacctggttaagtgcacacattacagtgcgcaaggtcccaggttcaagtccttggtccccacctgtaaggggaaagcttcaaaagtggtgaagcagggctacaggtgtctctctgtcttactctccctctctgtctcaactcctctcaatttctctctatatctatccaataagaaataaattaatattaaaaaaaggaatactgTTCAGTGTTACAGAATGTGCTAGAATAGGTTTCCAGATAAGGTGGTCTGAATTGTCTGAAAGACATTCTCATCCTAGGTTTCagaatttttcattttacttatcaGTGGTGTACGCTAAAGACATTATTCCCAAGGATTGTTATCATTTTTCTCACAGATAAAAAGACTCTTCAGAGGTGGCAGAGAGTTACCTTTTTCTCCTCACAACAGAACAAAAGGATGCTGCCCCTAAAACAATCATGACATGTATCATTAGGGTTAACATAAAAACCCATCAATTTTCATTAGTAAAAAttgaaagtgttttttttgtttttcagtctCATTTTATTTCTGCACTGACGGTTGTGTTTGTAAACTCCAAATCCTTGTCCTCGCTTAAGATAGATGATACCCCAGTAGACGATCCATCCCTCAAAGTCCTAGTGGCCAACAACAGTGACACACTCAAGTTGCTAAAAATGAGCAGCTGTCCTCATGTCTCTCCAGCAGGTAGGTGGTGTTCTTTTTACCAGTAACTTATAGTACATTGTACTGttgtgtttcaatttttttttttttttaactatgatcagactaggagatagcttacctggtagagcacacacctgatTATGCTCAGAGTTCCAGATTTGAGTCTCAGCACCAAATAGGGAATGCTGTGTCTCTGAGAGAAAGTGTATAAGGTGGGGTATACTGTGATTTGGTTCTTGCTTACTTACTGGGCTTCATCCTTTAAGATGTTCTCTTACTTGCATATTGTATGTTGTGCTGCTTTAGTTCTTAGAATGCTTGTGCTTTTTTCCCTCCGTGTTTTGGTGTTTACACAGGAAATATGGTTTCCTTTTACCATTAATCTTTTGCTCTAGTTGGATCTATTGAATTCTTTAGCTCTTACTGTGCTAGTTTGGGGGCACTTTTTTCTAGTTCCTTATTCCTAGTTATAGTCCCAGAGGATTGTTAATTTTCTACTTGTTTAATTAATTTCTACTAGTATGCGGATGTCTTGTTCCTCACCTTTGCCATCTTGATACCATAGCTTGAGATACGACACTGATTATCAGTTGATAAGTGAACAGTTGATATAGTGTTCTGCCTTGGTGATAAGCTAACATTTGCCTcacatttcttttaaataatttttttttcctccagggtttttgctggggcctggtgcctacactactaatccaattttcctggaggccattttttccattttgttgcccttttttgttattgttaattgttgttatagctgttgttgttggacaggacagagagaaattgagagaggaggggaagacagagggggagagaaagacatctgcagacctgcttcacttgtgaagtgacccccctgcaggtggggagctgggggcttgagccgggatccttgtgtcagtctttgcactttgtgccatgtgtgcttaactggctgtgctacctcccaaccccccttttttatGATGAAAAAAGTgggacaagggattgaacctgggacttaaaagCTCAGGCACACCagcctcacattttttttttaaagttgaataCTTGTTTTCCAAAACTTTTCTATCATTTTAAAAGGTGAATTATTTTGGCACATAGCAGTTTGCTTCCATCATTCTTTTTCCCTTGGCACAGATTATTAAGAAATAGAAAAGTTAAGAGTCCAGGTtgtttatgctttgtactattttctttttcaaagtaaATTGTATGACTTTggactggaaagatagctcactaggcAGCGTTTGTGTCTTGCCAGGCTTGAGCTTCAGCTGTAACATTCAAATGTGAATGTTACAGCATTGGGGGAAACTGCTTTTGTGCTGTCAGTCTTGccactctatctgaatgaaaagttaGTCCAGGGGCAGTGATATCATATAGGCAAAGGACTCagctctatcaaaagaaaaaaaaaagttgtatgatTTTGCAATACCAGCAACAATGGATTTAACACCAATTCTGTAGCAGCCTTAATGAGACATAATTCATATACCATAGTGCGCATCTTGTTGACTTTTGGTATATTGACAGAGTAGTTCATCCATTGCTATAAACAATTTTAGAACAGTTTTATTTTGCCACAAAGAAAACCATAAACAGTTTGGTTATCCAAAATCCTTATCCCAGCCAGTCTTATATGTGGTTCTTTTACTTAGTTTGGTGTCTTCAAGGTTCGCACATGTTAGAGCATGTATCAATATTTCAGTTTTTTGTTGACAATATTTCATTATATGGATAGATCACggacatttttgttttgtttttctatataTCTAGGAGTGAGATTGCTGAACAAGTAATCAAATAAACCATTTGAGACTGCTAGACTATTTTCCAAAGCAGTTGCACCATTTTATATTTCTGTAAACATGTATGAAAGTTTTAAAGCTTTGCCACACCCTCATCAACAGATCATCTTtatagtggttaaaaaaaaatgaagactttCAGGTGGCTTTGGTGGGGTTTAAATAAATGGGGAGTTTATTTCATCTCAGTACAATGTATGTTATGGTGTCATTTAGATATAGAAAAATAGGCAATGGGACAGAGAGGTAGGTTAGGCCAGAGTCATGAGTCCAGAAGGTAGTTACCAGAGCTCGGCTACATGTGTTCAAGTTTCCCTGGAGAGGCAGCATGGCAGGGGTCCGAGGTGAAGGAAAGTACGCAGGAAAGGAGACAGTTCTGGCAGGCTGGCTCTGTTTGAATTATTACTTTTGCTATCTCTAGGTAGCTGCTTCAGCTTCAAAATAGAAATAATACTTATTTTCCCAGATCATTTGGATTATCTTTGGGATAATAATCTATTTCCTGATATAACATGCTTGGCCAATAAATAGTAAACAATATGGTGAATATCTTGTTTGGTTCTGAACATAAGGAAGGGATGCAAATAATGATGAATGATCCTTTATCAAGTAGTGTATGGTGTCTTTTGGGGATAAAGTTCTGATACTAAACCAAGTTATCCGCTCCTAAAGGTTTATTGAAGTTTTGAAGCATAGGTTAAGTGTAAAGTACCCCTTGAAGAACTTCTTTCTGAGTATGTTACAGCTTTAAAAGTCATAATATGTATTTCCATTAATGTGAATTGTATAGTTATCTTTTGACTCAAATTGACAGATTTATATAATGGTATATTACTATTTTCTTCCTTAACATTTAGCATGTTTACTATACAGTGTTAATAGTCAAATTGTTTCCTGCTCACTTATGGAAATGTttaggaggggctgggcagtggtgcacccagttaagcatacatagtactaagtacaaggacccatgcaaggatctgggtttcagcccctggcttacagggggcacacttcacaagctgtgaagcagatctgcaggtatctatctttctctctccctgtctccccctcccttctcaatttctgtctgtcctgtcaaataaaacggggggggggagagggggtggttggtggtggtggctgccaggagcagtggattcatagtgccaccaccattgataaccttggagggaaaacaaaataaataaaaattaaaaagaaatgtttaggcTGGCCAGTGGCATACTTGCTTGAGCACAGATGTTCCCatgtgatgtgcaaggacccaggtataagTCCTCAACCTCTAcctggggggaagcttcgcaaatagtgaagcagggctagagatgtctttctctctttccctctcaatctttccctcctctcaagtTCCATCTgtcatttaaagtaaaaaaaaagtctacggtcataccaccctgaacacgcctgatctcgaCATTTAATGTAAAAAGGGAAGATAATATTAGGAAATCTTTTATGGTATTAGATTTTAAATCAGTTACTTTTTCTTATAAGCAAAATTATAATAGATTTTAAATGCTTGGAATTTACTTTCTACTTGTTCAATCATACCACTCAGTTTTAAATTGTATAATGTTGCTGTAATGGAAATTTTATAACAAATGTAATTAATTACATTTTTTGAGACAATTTGTGTTCAGATTTATGAGTAATgagttcatctttattttttttcccttccaaggTATCCTTTGTGTAGCTGACCAGTGTCATGGCTTACGAGAACTGGCTTTGAACTACCACTTGTTAAGTGATGAATTGCTTCTTGCTTTATCTTCTGAAAAACATGTTCGATTAGAACATTTACGCATTGATGTAGTCAGTGAGAATCCTGGGCAAACACACTTTCATACTATTCAGAAGAGCAGCTGGGATGCTTTCATCAAACATTCACCTAAAGTGAACTtagtaatgtatttttttttatatgaagAGGAGTTTGATCCATTCTTTCGGTATGAAATACCTGCCACACATCTTTACTTTGGGAGATCAGTAAGCAAAGATGTCCTTGGTCGTGTGGGAATGACATGTCCTAGACTGGTTGAACTAGTAGTGTGTGCTAATGGATTACGGCCTCTTGATGAAGAGTTGATTCGCATTGCAGAACGCTGCAAAAATTTGTCTGCTATTGGACTAGGAGAATGTGAAGTCTCATGTAGTGCCTTTGTTGAGTTTGTGAAGATGTGTGGTGGCAGGCTGTCTCAGTTATCCATTATGGAAGAAGTATTAATTCCTGACCAAAAGTATAGTTTGGAGCAGATTCACTGGGAAGTATCTAAACATCTTGGTAGGGTGTGGTTTCCAGACATGATGCCTACTTGGTAAAACCTGCATGATGATTATCACTTTAACTCTAATCTTATTATAATAAAACTTTAATTTCCTGTAGTGTGGATGTAATTCTACTATTTCGTGGCATGGAAATTTTATATCTGCATTGAATATTTAAGGGTTGTCTATTGGAAAGCTTGTGGAATATTTTTGACCAGAGAACTAGTATGTTTCTTTAACCCAATAGCAATTAAATCTCAGAAAATTAAAGATGTGGCTTAGACATTAAATAACCAGTTATAAACATTAAACATTTAGCCTGAAGGAAACAAAACCTACATATTATCTAAGAAGCATTAATAGGTTTTGCAAAATGATCtctatgcattttttttaaatgtaaacttGACATTTTAGGGTCTTTAGTTATACATACACCTGTTATAAGGTGTTTAATATAGCTCAGGAAAGTGAGCaattttattttgagaaaaatGTAGGCTTTATTGTatctaatgaaaaatattaaacatttttaaatgtcacAGATTAAAGAGATAGAAATAACTGGAACACTTAGAAAATTAATGTCACACAGTAGTTAGCATAGAATAATAGAGTCAGCATCAaatttaaaggggaaaaataatagaAGGCAAGGAGTGTTGACCTTTATGTGTCTTCTAGGTTTGCTCTGTAATCTGCTAAACCATGTAAATTCTTTTCTGTGATAAGCTGTTATGTATATGGCACTTGAAATATGTCAAGTAAGGGATGCtttaccatttctcagttttgtttttctttgattaGTTTTGAAGTAtacaataattaaaatgaaataccTGTTTAGAAAAAATTGAAATGACTAATGGTACAACTTCAAAATATTTATAAGTTGTTTGTATGAAAGAATATTAATTTCCAAGGAAATTCAgtgctggttctttttctccattttgaaATTATAGTTATGTAACTAGAACTTTTGAGAAATCATAAAAGGAGCATTAATGTACAGTTCAACAGAACGAGTAAATTGAAAGACTTTAAATCTGTAAAAATGCATTTTAAGTAAATACTGCTTGATGAACAGGAAAAATGTGATAATTTACAGATATTTATGTTTAAGTTGGATAgtaattttgattatttttatgtGAATAAAGGCAATCCCTACATTGTAGAATTCATAAAACTTTTAAGACtggggttacttttttttttcttttaacagtatATAAACTCCATTACTGAGTACTAGTACGAGCAGACTACTACCCTAAGGGAAATTAGATGTTGTCTGTCACCAATGGACTAGAATgcataaaattataattttttttttttggcatcttTGGAAGCTAATACTCGAAGATCTAtaccttttaaaaacatattaccTTTCCTAAAATTAAAAAGGTGTTTTTCTACAAATTTTGTGGTTTGAAAAATGGTAATGGTATTACAGCCACACATAAAATGAAAGTACTCAGgtgtggaaattaaaaaaaaaaaccaacaattcCAGTAGTATAGGGTTATTGATAGGACTTGGTACCTATATGACAGTTCCACCATTTCCAGCAGTCTTTATTTTTGtctgatagagacaggaaaatagggagagagaaagtgggacACCTGGGGGCTGGTTGGAGGGGCACGAGGttgcgtgcacatgttaccatatacaagggcttgggttcaagcccttggttctcacctgcggggaaagctttgtgagtgaagcagtgctgtaggtgttgtCTTTCTCCCAATCTTCCttaaccctcttgatttcttgctgcccctattccaataaagataattttaaaatattttttttaaaaaaggacacctgcagcactgttctactgctcatgaagttgctttccccctgcaggtggagacatcaAGCTTGAACTTAAATCCTcttgcatgataatgtgtatgcaTTATTGGGAATACCACTGTGGATCCTCTCCCTCTGATTAAATagcaaaaggcttttttattGTACAAGAAATACCTTTTTAATATATGAACTTAGTCTTTCCTGGAACAACAATGCACAATAATTTTTGACAGTACACATAATAAATTCTACTAACCAAAGCTTTACTtagcaattttattttttgtaaaaacTGAATTTCATGGTGCTTACTTACGTAACTTTATAAACAAAATGCACAGCACTTAATTGTTTATACTGTAAAGTATATGTTAAATGTTTTTACCA contains the following coding sequences:
- the FBXL3 gene encoding F-box/LRR-repeat protein 3 isoform X3, whose amino-acid sequence is MDLPKSHFISALTVVFVNSKSLSSLKIDDTPVDDPSLKVLVANNSDTLKLLKMSSCPHVSPAGILCVADQCHGLRELALNYHLLSDELLLALSSEKHVRLEHLRIDVVSENPGQTHFHTIQKSSWDAFIKHSPKVNLVMYFFLYEEEFDPFFRYEIPATHLYFGRSVSKDVLGRVGMTCPRLVELVVCANGLRPLDEELIRIAERCKNLSAIGLGECEVSCSAFVEFVKMCGGRLSQLSIMEEVLIPDQKYSLEQIHWEVSKHLGRVWFPDMMPTW
- the FBXL3 gene encoding F-box/LRR-repeat protein 3 isoform X1 codes for the protein MYSQVSDTFFFKVDSSKESAEAACDILSQLVNCSLKTLGLISTARPSFMDLPKSHFISALTVVFVNSKSLSSLKIDDTPVDDPSLKVLVANNSDTLKLLKMSSCPHVSPAGILCVADQCHGLRELALNYHLLSDELLLALSSEKHVRLEHLRIDVVSENPGQTHFHTIQKSSWDAFIKHSPKVNLVMYFFLYEEEFDPFFRYEIPATHLYFGRSVSKDVLGRVGMTCPRLVELVVCANGLRPLDEELIRIAERCKNLSAIGLGECEVSCSAFVEFVKMCGGRLSQLSIMEEVLIPDQKYSLEQIHWEVSKHLGRVWFPDMMPTW
- the FBXL3 gene encoding F-box/LRR-repeat protein 3 isoform X2, producing MMFLPLQVDSSKESAEAACDILSQLVNCSLKTLGLISTARPSFMDLPKSHFISALTVVFVNSKSLSSLKIDDTPVDDPSLKVLVANNSDTLKLLKMSSCPHVSPAGILCVADQCHGLRELALNYHLLSDELLLALSSEKHVRLEHLRIDVVSENPGQTHFHTIQKSSWDAFIKHSPKVNLVMYFFLYEEEFDPFFRYEIPATHLYFGRSVSKDVLGRVGMTCPRLVELVVCANGLRPLDEELIRIAERCKNLSAIGLGECEVSCSAFVEFVKMCGGRLSQLSIMEEVLIPDQKYSLEQIHWEVSKHLGRVWFPDMMPTW